One Erythrobacter sp. SDW2 genomic region harbors:
- the rpoB gene encoding DNA-directed RNA polymerase subunit beta, giving the protein MASKAKTPTALTKASGTAKRRIRKIFGDIHEVVQMPNLIEVQRESYEHFLRSDKSTGYVSGLEKTLRSVFPIRDFAGTAELDFVHYELEDPKYDTTECRQRGITYAAPMKVTLRLIVFEVDTETETRSVLDIKEQDVYMGDMPLMTENGTFIINGTERVIVSQMHRSPGVLFDHDRGKTHSSGKLLFAARVIPYRGSWLDFEFDAKDIVNVRIDRKRKLPVTSLLFALGLDAEDILGYFYNTVTWDRAKDGWKIPFHAEAWRNAKPAFPLVDAKTGEEVFPAGQKISPRAANKAAKDGLTTLLLPTEEIFARYAANDMIDESTGRIYIEAGDEVGPDHLEALDAAGFDKIELLDIDHVGIGPWIRNTLKADKAENRDEGLEAIYKVMRPGEPPTKETAEALFEGLFFDGERYDLSAVGRVKLNMRLDLDAEDTVTTLRKEDILAVVKELVGLKDGKGEVDDIDNLGNRRVRSVGELLENQYRVGLLRMERAVKERMSSVDVSTVMPNDLINAKPAVAAVREFFGSSQLSQFMDQTNPLSEVTHKRRVSALGPGGLTRERAGFEVRDVHPTHYGRICPIETPEGPNIGLINSLSTFARVNKYGFIETPYRVVKDGKVTSEVIYLSAMEEQKHTVAQASAELNDDGSFVEELISARQNGDNLMAPRETITLMDVSPKQLVSVAASLIPFLENDDANRALMGSNMQRQAVPLVKAEAPWVGTGMEETVARDSGAAITATRGGVVDQVDASRIVIRAIGDVEPGQSGVDIYSLQKFQRSNQSTCINQRPLVKVGETVEAGDIIADGPSTDLGELALGKNSLVAFMPWNGYNYEDSILISERIVKDDVFTSIHIEEFEVMARDTKLGPEDITRDIPNVGEEALRNLDEAGIVYIGAEVHPGDILVGKITPKGESPMTPEEKLLRAIFGEKASDVRDTSLRLPPGTSGTIVDVRIFNRHGIEVDDRTRAIQQEEIERLRKDSQDERAILNRATYNRLRDMLLGQTASAAPKGIKKGTEITEALLEEVERHEWFKFAVADDTRQSQIEAIKAQYDEAVKGIDEKFEDRKEKLERGDELAPGVLKMVKVFVAIKRKLQPGDKMAGRHGNKGVISRILPVEDMPFLEDGTPVDLVLNPLGVPSRMNVGQIFETHLGFAARGLGQQIKVALDEWRAANPNPEAGAPPEAVKAKLQEIYGDRYAEDIASRGTTEIVELASNLTAGVPMGTPVFDGARESDVTAQLQAAGIDSDGQSVLYDGRTGEAFDRKVTVGIIYMLKLHHLVDDKIHARSIGPYSLVTQQPLGGKAQFGGQRFGEMEVWALQAYGAAYTLQEMLTVKSDDVVGRTKVYEAIVKGDDTFEAGIPESFNVLVKEMRSLGLNVELSSLTDGTDEDGDDMQIAAE; this is encoded by the coding sequence ATGGCAAGCAAGGCGAAAACCCCGACGGCACTGACCAAGGCTTCGGGCACGGCGAAGCGGCGCATCCGCAAGATCTTCGGCGACATCCACGAAGTGGTGCAGATGCCGAACCTGATCGAGGTTCAGCGCGAAAGCTACGAACACTTCCTGCGTTCGGACAAGAGCACGGGCTATGTCTCGGGCCTCGAGAAGACGCTGCGCTCGGTGTTCCCGATCCGCGACTTTGCCGGCACAGCCGAACTCGACTTCGTGCACTACGAACTCGAAGATCCCAAGTACGACACCACCGAGTGTCGCCAGCGCGGCATCACCTATGCCGCCCCGATGAAAGTCACGCTGCGCCTGATCGTGTTCGAAGTCGATACCGAGACGGAAACCCGCTCGGTGCTCGATATCAAGGAGCAGGACGTCTACATGGGCGACATGCCGCTCATGACGGAGAACGGCACCTTCATCATCAACGGAACCGAGCGTGTCATCGTGTCGCAGATGCACCGTTCGCCGGGTGTGCTGTTCGACCATGACCGGGGCAAGACCCACAGCTCGGGCAAGCTGCTGTTTGCCGCCCGCGTCATCCCCTACCGCGGTTCGTGGCTCGATTTCGAATTCGACGCCAAGGACATCGTCAACGTCCGCATCGACCGCAAGCGCAAGCTGCCGGTCACCTCGCTGCTGTTCGCGCTCGGTCTCGATGCCGAAGATATCCTCGGGTACTTCTACAACACCGTCACCTGGGACCGTGCCAAGGACGGGTGGAAGATACCGTTCCACGCCGAAGCCTGGCGCAACGCCAAGCCGGCTTTCCCGCTGGTCGATGCCAAGACCGGCGAGGAAGTGTTCCCCGCCGGCCAGAAGATCTCGCCGCGTGCCGCCAACAAGGCGGCCAAGGATGGCCTCACCACCCTGCTGCTGCCGACCGAGGAAATCTTCGCGCGCTATGCCGCGAACGACATGATCGACGAGTCGACCGGTCGGATCTACATCGAAGCCGGTGACGAAGTCGGCCCGGACCACCTGGAGGCGCTCGACGCTGCCGGGTTCGACAAGATCGAGCTGCTCGACATCGACCACGTCGGCATCGGCCCGTGGATCCGCAACACGCTCAAGGCCGACAAGGCCGAGAACCGTGACGAAGGCCTCGAGGCGATCTACAAGGTCATGCGCCCGGGCGAACCGCCGACCAAGGAAACCGCCGAAGCCCTGTTCGAAGGCCTGTTCTTCGATGGCGAACGCTATGACCTTTCGGCCGTTGGCCGCGTCAAGCTCAACATGCGTCTCGACCTCGACGCCGAGGACACCGTTACCACGCTGCGCAAGGAAGACATCCTGGCGGTGGTGAAGGAACTCGTCGGCCTCAAGGACGGCAAGGGTGAAGTCGACGACATCGACAACCTCGGCAACCGCCGGGTCCGTTCGGTGGGCGAGCTGCTGGAAAACCAGTACCGCGTCGGCCTGCTGCGCATGGAACGTGCGGTCAAGGAACGCATGAGCTCGGTCGATGTGTCGACCGTGATGCCGAACGACCTCATCAACGCCAAGCCGGCCGTGGCCGCGGTGCGCGAGTTCTTCGGCTCCAGCCAGCTGTCGCAGTTCATGGACCAGACCAACCCGCTGTCCGAAGTCACCCACAAGCGCCGCGTCTCGGCGCTCGGGCCGGGCGGTCTCACCCGCGAGCGTGCCGGCTTCGAAGTCCGCGACGTTCACCCGACGCACTATGGCCGCATCTGCCCGATCGAAACGCCGGAAGGCCCGAACATCGGTCTGATCAACTCGCTCAGCACCTTTGCCCGCGTCAACAAATACGGCTTCATCGAAACGCCGTACCGCGTGGTCAAGGACGGCAAGGTCACCAGCGAAGTGATCTACCTTTCGGCCATGGAAGAGCAGAAGCACACCGTGGCGCAGGCTTCGGCCGAGCTCAACGATGACGGCTCGTTCGTCGAGGAACTGATCTCGGCACGCCAGAACGGCGACAACCTGATGGCGCCGCGCGAAACCATCACGCTGATGGACGTCTCGCCCAAGCAGCTCGTCTCGGTCGCCGCCTCGCTCATTCCGTTCCTCGAAAACGATGACGCCAACCGCGCGCTGATGGGCTCGAACATGCAGCGCCAGGCGGTGCCGCTGGTCAAGGCCGAGGCACCCTGGGTCGGCACCGGCATGGAAGAAACCGTCGCCCGCGATTCGGGTGCGGCGATCACCGCCACCCGCGGCGGCGTGGTCGACCAGGTCGACGCCAGCCGTATCGTTATCCGTGCGATCGGCGATGTCGAACCCGGCCAGTCGGGCGTCGACATCTACAGCCTGCAGAAGTTCCAGCGTTCGAACCAGTCGACCTGCATCAACCAGCGCCCGCTGGTGAAGGTCGGCGAAACGGTCGAGGCCGGTGACATCATCGCCGACGGCCCCTCGACCGATCTCGGTGAGCTGGCACTGGGCAAGAACAGCCTCGTCGCTTTCATGCCCTGGAACGGCTACAACTACGAAGACTCGATCCTGATCAGCGAACGCATCGTCAAGGACGACGTCTTCACCTCGATCCACATCGAGGAGTTCGAAGTCATGGCCCGCGACACCAAGCTCGGGCCGGAAGACATCACCCGCGACATCCCCAACGTCGGCGAGGAAGCGCTGCGCAACCTCGACGAAGCGGGGATCGTCTACATCGGTGCCGAAGTGCATCCGGGCGACATTCTGGTCGGCAAGATCACGCCCAAGGGCGAAAGCCCGATGACGCCGGAAGAAAAGCTGCTGCGCGCCATCTTCGGCGAAAAGGCCAGCGACGTGCGCGACACCTCGCTCCGCCTGCCGCCGGGCACCAGCGGCACCATCGTCGACGTGCGCATCTTCAACCGTCACGGGATCGAGGTCGACGACCGTACCCGTGCGATCCAGCAGGAAGAGATCGAACGTCTGCGCAAGGACAGCCAGGACGAACGCGCGATCCTCAACCGGGCGACCTACAACCGCCTGCGCGACATGCTGCTCGGCCAGACCGCTTCGGCGGCGCCGAAGGGCATCAAGAAGGGCACGGAAATTACCGAGGCCCTGCTGGAGGAAGTCGAGCGCCACGAATGGTTCAAGTTCGCGGTCGCCGACGACACCCGTCAGAGCCAGATCGAAGCGATCAAGGCCCAGTATGACGAGGCTGTGAAGGGCATCGACGAGAAGTTCGAGGACCGGAAGGAAAAGCTCGAACGCGGCGACGAACTCGCCCCGGGCGTGCTCAAGATGGTCAAGGTCTTCGTTGCCATCAAGCGCAAGCTGCAGCCGGGCGACAAGATGGCCGGCCGTCACGGCAACAAGGGTGTGATTTCGCGCATCCTGCCGGTCGAGGACATGCCGTTCCTCGAAGACGGGACCCCGGTCGATCTCGTGCTCAACCCGCTCGGCGTGCCTTCGCGCATGAACGTCGGGCAGATCTTCGAAACCCACCTGGGCTTCGCCGCCCGCGGTCTGGGCCAGCAGATCAAGGTGGCGCTCGACGAGTGGCGCGCAGCCAACCCCAATCCCGAAGCGGGCGCTCCGCCCGAAGCGGTCAAGGCCAAGCTGCAGGAAATCTACGGCGATCGCTATGCCGAGGATATCGCCTCGCGCGGGACGACCGAAATCGTCGAGCTCGCTTCGAACCTCACCGCCGGTGTTCCGATGGGCACCCCGGTGTTCGACGGCGCGCGTGAAAGCGACGTGACCGCGCAGCTGCAGGCTGCCGGGATCGACAGCGACGGCCAGTCGGTGCTCTATGACGGCCGCACCGGTGAGGCCTTCGACCGCAAGGTGACCGTGGGCATCATCTACATGCTCAAGCTGCACCACCTGGTCGACGACAAGATCCACGCCCGTTCGATCGGCCCCTACTCGCTCGTCACCCAGCAGCCGCTGGGCGGCAAGGCGCAGTTCGGTGGCCAGCGCTTCGGAGAAATGGAAGTCTGGGCACTGCAGGCCTACGGCGCGGCCTACACGCTGCAGGAAATGCTGACGGTGAAGTCCGACGACGTGGTC
- a CDS encoding TetR/AcrR family transcriptional regulator produces MTANDNTVNIKSDEAYHHGDLRAAAIALGLEKLASQDVPDLGLRAIARELGVSATALYRHFANKDALLDALAREGIRQLGQSQLTAATAAGGGYAAFQATGVAYVEWAVANPALFAVTFACKPGPDMADASSDDNEAFRQLQAGISSVLPQLEPGSDRASAAIHAWSLVHGLANLILSGQVANDPALIRSVVGLTFGLGRSPADRA; encoded by the coding sequence ATGACCGCTAATGATAACACTGTCAACATAAAATCCGACGAGGCCTACCACCACGGCGACCTGCGCGCGGCGGCGATTGCGCTGGGGCTTGAAAAACTGGCCTCGCAGGACGTGCCCGATCTGGGGTTGCGTGCCATCGCGCGGGAACTGGGGGTCAGCGCCACGGCGCTCTATCGGCATTTCGCCAACAAGGATGCCTTGCTCGATGCCTTGGCGAGGGAGGGCATTCGCCAGCTCGGCCAGTCGCAGCTGACGGCGGCCACGGCCGCAGGCGGGGGCTATGCCGCGTTCCAGGCAACCGGGGTCGCTTATGTCGAGTGGGCAGTGGCCAATCCGGCGCTGTTTGCCGTGACCTTCGCCTGCAAGCCGGGTCCCGACATGGCCGACGCCTCAAGCGACGACAACGAGGCGTTCCGGCAGCTTCAGGCCGGGATCTCCAGCGTGCTTCCGCAGCTCGAACCCGGCAGCGACCGGGCGAGCGCCGCGATCCATGCCTGGTCGCTGGTTCACGGGCTGGCCAACCTTATCCTTTCGGGGCAAGTCGCGAACGATCCGGCGCTGATCCGGTCGGTCGTCGGCCTGACCTTCGGCCTTGGCCGCAGTCCCGCCGACCGCGCTTGA
- a CDS encoding carotenoid oxygenase family protein yields the protein MASVIEKTIRSAVTKGVLTVADFNRKRLREPAGGHPYLTGLHTPMTEEVTLSELTVDGEIPAQLDGRYLRIGPNPVTPPDPGSYHWFVGDGMAHGVRIRDGKAEWYRNRWIRSNAVSDALGEPRKPGTRKPRTDNANTNIVGINGRTYAIVEAGGNPVELDDTLETIAHNPFDGTLQNSFSAHPHLDPATGEMHAICYDVQQPETVWHTVVDSHGKVVREEPIPVKDGPSIHDCQITENYVLVFDLPAVFSMKRLVAGYSFPLHWDPAHGTRLGLLPRNGKGEDTIWCTIDEPCYVYHPANAYETADGKVVVDVVVHESTYDSSPHGPGGKWIRFERWVADPAARHVERTVLHNRAQEFPRYDERRSCQPYRYAYCVGLAEREGLDMGGTQLFKHDLEAGTTEVRELGADRHPGEFVFVPRSPDAVEDDGWLIGLVIDAAKDTTELQILKANDFTGAPQAVIHIPHRIPPGFHGNWVPSAS from the coding sequence ATGGCCAGCGTTATCGAGAAGACCATCCGTTCCGCCGTCACCAAGGGCGTCCTCACCGTCGCCGATTTCAACCGCAAGCGGCTGCGTGAACCAGCTGGCGGGCACCCCTATCTGACCGGACTGCACACGCCGATGACCGAGGAAGTGACGCTGAGCGAGCTCACTGTCGATGGCGAGATCCCGGCGCAGCTTGACGGGCGCTACCTGCGCATCGGGCCGAACCCGGTGACCCCGCCCGATCCGGGCAGCTATCACTGGTTCGTCGGCGACGGCATGGCCCATGGCGTGCGGATCAGGGATGGCAAGGCCGAATGGTACCGCAACCGCTGGATCCGCTCCAACGCGGTCAGCGACGCGCTGGGCGAGCCGCGCAAGCCCGGCACCCGCAAGCCCCGGACAGACAATGCCAACACCAATATCGTCGGCATCAATGGGCGGACCTATGCGATTGTCGAAGCGGGCGGCAATCCGGTGGAGCTCGACGATACGCTGGAGACCATCGCCCACAACCCGTTCGACGGCACGCTGCAGAACAGCTTCTCCGCCCACCCGCATCTGGACCCGGCGACCGGCGAGATGCACGCGATCTGCTATGACGTGCAGCAGCCCGAAACGGTCTGGCACACGGTGGTGGATAGCCACGGCAAGGTCGTCCGCGAGGAACCGATCCCGGTGAAGGACGGACCCTCGATCCACGATTGCCAGATCACCGAGAACTATGTGCTGGTGTTCGACCTGCCCGCCGTGTTCTCGATGAAGCGACTGGTGGCGGGCTACAGCTTTCCGCTGCATTGGGACCCGGCCCACGGCACAAGGCTCGGCCTGCTGCCGCGCAATGGCAAGGGCGAAGACACCATCTGGTGCACCATCGACGAGCCTTGTTACGTCTATCACCCGGCCAATGCCTATGAGACAGCCGACGGTAAGGTCGTGGTCGATGTGGTGGTGCACGAGAGCACCTATGACAGTTCGCCGCACGGCCCCGGCGGCAAGTGGATCCGGTTCGAACGCTGGGTCGCCGATCCAGCGGCGCGGCATGTCGAGCGGACAGTGCTGCACAATCGGGCGCAGGAATTCCCGCGCTATGACGAGCGGCGCAGCTGCCAGCCCTATCGCTATGCCTATTGCGTCGGCCTGGCCGAGCGCGAAGGGCTCGACATGGGCGGGACGCAGCTGTTCAAGCACGATCTCGAAGCCGGCACCACCGAAGTGCGCGAACTGGGCGCGGACCGGCATCCGGGCGAGTTCGTGTTCGTGCCCCGCTCGCCCGATGCAGTGGAGGATGATGGCTGGTTGATCGGCCTCGTGATCGATGCGGCGAAGGACACGACCGAGCTGCAGATTCTCAAGGCCAACGACTTCACCGGCGCGCCGCAAGCGGTGATCCATATCCCCCACCGCATCCCGCCCGGCTTCCATGGCAACTGGGTCCCCAGCGCCAGCTGA
- a CDS encoding DUF2975 domain-containing protein, protein MEIRNATAFYRACFMARLPMELTPRPAAGRRDALLAVVGWMLTIMLWLSALAAIVALCLIPLSYAKKEVAGLQLVEQHFPTIAAMLFLAAVAATLGFFLIRHLRRIVDSVAVGDPFAPANADRLSAMAWLTLAYQGVQILLAPLLIWWDAAPMRANVHHGDDGLSLATIVLAMILFILARVFRHGAAMREDLEGTV, encoded by the coding sequence ATGGAGATTCGAAATGCAACGGCTTTCTACCGCGCCTGCTTCATGGCCCGTCTTCCCATGGAACTGACGCCACGCCCCGCGGCTGGGCGCCGCGATGCCCTCTTGGCTGTCGTCGGTTGGATGCTCACCATTATGCTCTGGCTCAGCGCCCTCGCGGCGATTGTGGCCCTCTGCCTTATCCCGCTCAGCTATGCCAAGAAGGAAGTAGCCGGCCTGCAGCTCGTCGAGCAGCATTTCCCCACCATCGCCGCGATGCTCTTTCTGGCCGCCGTGGCGGCTACGTTAGGCTTCTTCTTAATTCGGCACTTGCGCAGGATCGTCGACAGCGTTGCGGTCGGCGATCCGTTCGCTCCAGCCAATGCCGATCGGCTGTCCGCGATGGCCTGGCTGACCCTTGCCTACCAGGGGGTCCAGATCCTGCTGGCACCCTTGCTGATCTGGTGGGACGCTGCTCCGATGCGGGCCAATGTGCATCATGGCGACGATGGACTCTCGCTGGCGACGATCGTCCTGGCGATGATCCTGTTCATCCTCGCCCGCGTGTTCCGCCATGGTGCGGCCATGCGCGAAGACCTCGAAGGGACTGTGTGA
- a CDS encoding helix-turn-helix transcriptional regulator translates to MPADEGTNIVVRLDDLLHARRMTLTELAERVGLTLANLSILKTGKARAIRFSTLEAICRELECQPGDLLGYAPK, encoded by the coding sequence ATGCCGGCGGATGAAGGAACCAACATCGTGGTCAGGCTAGACGATCTGCTCCACGCCCGCCGTATGACGCTGACCGAACTGGCCGAGCGGGTTGGCCTCACACTCGCCAATCTGTCGATCCTCAAGACCGGCAAGGCCAGGGCAATCCGCTTCTCCACGCTTGAGGCGATCTGCCGCGAGCTGGAATGCCAGCCGGGCGATCTGCTGGGGTATGCCCCGAAATGA
- the rplJ gene encoding 50S ribosomal protein L10: MDRSQKADAVAQLNAVFNEAGVVVVTRNLGLTVAQSTDLRLKMRDVGASYKVAKNRLAKIALKDTAYEGMADMLTGPTAIGYSTDPVAAAKAAVDFAKTNDKLEIVGGAMGGQVLDEAGIKALAALPSLDELRAKLVGLVNAPATKVAQVVNAPAAKLARVFGAYGAKDAA; the protein is encoded by the coding sequence ATGGATCGTTCGCAAAAAGCCGACGCGGTTGCCCAGCTCAATGCAGTCTTCAACGAGGCGGGCGTGGTGGTTGTCACCCGCAACCTCGGCCTGACGGTGGCCCAGTCCACCGACCTGCGCCTGAAGATGCGTGACGTTGGTGCTTCCTACAAGGTTGCGAAAAACCGTCTTGCCAAGATCGCCCTCAAGGACACGGCTTACGAAGGCATGGCTGACATGCTGACGGGCCCGACCGCGATCGGTTATTCGACCGACCCGGTTGCTGCAGCCAAGGCTGCGGTGGACTTCGCCAAGACGAACGACAAGCTCGAGATCGTCGGCGGCGCAATGGGCGGTCAGGTGCTCGACGAAGCCGGGATCAAGGCGCTCGCCGCCCTTCCCAGCCTCGACGAGCTGCGCGCAAAGCTGGTGGGTCTCGTCAACGCCCCGGCGACCAAGGTCGCCCAGGTCGTCAACGCCCCCGCCGCCAAGCTCGCACGTGTGTTCGGTGCCTATGGCGCCAAGGACGCGGCGTAA
- the rplL gene encoding 50S ribosomal protein L7/L12, whose amino-acid sequence MADIKALVEELSKLTVLEAAELAKALEEEWGVSAAAAVAVAGPAAGGGDAAPVEEKDEFDVILTGDGGKKIQVIKEVRAITGLGLTEAKALVEGAPKAVKEGVNKAEAEEIKKKIEEAGGTVELK is encoded by the coding sequence ATGGCCGATATCAAGGCTCTCGTTGAAGAACTTTCGAAGCTGACCGTCCTCGAGGCAGCTGAACTCGCCAAGGCACTGGAAGAAGAGTGGGGCGTGAGCGCCGCCGCTGCTGTTGCTGTTGCCGGCCCGGCTGCTGGTGGTGGCGACGCTGCCCCGGTTGAAGAGAAGGACGAATTCGACGTCATTCTCACCGGCGACGGTGGCAAGAAGATCCAGGTCATCAAGGAAGTCCGCGCCATCACCGGCCTGGGCCTGACCGAAGCCAAGGCTCTCGTCGAAGGCGCGCCGAAGGCCGTCAAGGAAGGCGTCAACAAGGCCGAAGCAGAAGAAATCAAGAAGAAGATCGAAGAAGCCGGCGGCACCGTCGAGCTCAAGTAA
- a CDS encoding MATE family efflux transporter — protein MAEIAATFRLAWPLALANLLQMLVHAVDVIFVARLGEIELAASALGIALFGLLMWAFSGLTGIVAALIAEELGRKGHAVREVRRSVRMGLWVAVGAGMVGMALCWNGERLLLLTGQTPHLAERAGDFLQVIMWAMVPMILANVLRNFVSALGRPIFATAITGGALGASLLFNWMFVFGNLGAPALGLEGSALASVLTSLFVLASYLVAIRTDRRLRRYRIFGNWWRPEWSRLVEILRLGSPIMIIIIAEAGLFSGAALLMGRIGASELAGHTVALQIAALAFQVPFGVGQAATIRVGYHYGARNREAIGRAGWVGLAMAAGFMAIPAALMLFAPLLLLRIYVDPLAPENAAMVGFAVQYMLVAAAFQLFDGVQAVAAGALRGLQDTRAPMWIAIFSYWVPGYGVAIWLGFYTPLQGTGVWIGLATGLVFAAFLLTRRWARREVLGLTAKAG, from the coding sequence ATGGCCGAGATCGCCGCCACCTTCCGGCTGGCGTGGCCGCTGGCGCTCGCCAACCTGCTGCAGATGCTTGTCCATGCCGTCGACGTGATCTTCGTCGCCCGGCTTGGCGAAATCGAACTGGCTGCCTCGGCGCTGGGGATCGCGCTGTTCGGCTTGCTGATGTGGGCATTCTCCGGCCTCACCGGCATCGTTGCCGCACTGATCGCGGAGGAGCTGGGCCGCAAGGGCCATGCAGTGCGCGAAGTGCGCCGTTCGGTGCGCATGGGGCTGTGGGTCGCGGTGGGTGCCGGCATGGTGGGGATGGCGCTGTGCTGGAACGGCGAGCGGTTGCTGCTGCTGACAGGCCAGACACCGCACCTCGCTGAACGTGCGGGCGATTTCCTGCAAGTCATCATGTGGGCGATGGTGCCGATGATCCTCGCCAATGTGTTGCGCAATTTCGTATCGGCACTGGGCCGGCCGATCTTTGCCACCGCCATCACCGGCGGAGCCTTGGGGGCAAGCCTGCTGTTCAACTGGATGTTCGTGTTCGGCAACCTCGGTGCGCCCGCGCTGGGGCTTGAGGGCTCGGCACTCGCCAGTGTGCTGACTTCGCTCTTCGTGCTGGCGAGCTACCTCGTAGCGATCCGCACCGATCGCCGCCTGCGCCGCTACCGTATCTTCGGCAACTGGTGGCGGCCCGAATGGTCGCGCCTCGTTGAAATCCTGCGGCTAGGCAGCCCGATCATGATCATCATCATCGCCGAGGCCGGACTGTTCAGCGGCGCAGCGCTGCTGATGGGCCGGATCGGCGCATCGGAGCTGGCCGGACATACGGTCGCACTGCAAATTGCCGCGCTTGCCTTCCAGGTGCCGTTCGGCGTCGGGCAGGCAGCGACGATCCGGGTGGGGTATCACTATGGTGCACGCAACCGGGAAGCTATCGGTCGCGCCGGCTGGGTCGGGCTGGCAATGGCGGCTGGCTTCATGGCTATCCCGGCTGCGCTGATGTTGTTCGCACCCTTGTTGTTGCTGCGTATCTACGTCGACCCGCTGGCACCCGAGAATGCGGCCATGGTCGGTTTCGCGGTGCAGTACATGCTGGTGGCGGCCGCCTTCCAACTGTTCGACGGGGTGCAAGCGGTAGCAGCCGGAGCCCTGCGTGGCTTGCAGGATACCCGCGCACCGATGTGGATCGCGATCTTCAGCTATTGGGTGCCTGGCTATGGCGTTGCCATCTGGCTCGGCTTCTACACCCCGCTGCAAGGGACCGGCGTATGGATCGGCCTTGCCACCGGCCTGGTCTTTGCAGCCTTCCTGCTGACCCGCCGCTGGG